One Roseomonas sp. OT10 DNA window includes the following coding sequences:
- the iolG gene encoding inositol 2-dehydrogenase, whose amino-acid sequence MLDIAVIGAGRIGRIHARNIALHPRARLSGVSDPDTAAAEALAAACGSRAIPLEAAFQARAVLIGSPTPTHADYIERAAAAGQAVFCEKPVDLSARRVRDCLAAVERAGVPLMVGFNRRFDPSFAALQRRLAAGEIGALEMLTIISRDPSPPPASYVAQSGGLFRDMMIHDLDMARFLLGEEPVEIYAAAAALVDPAIGAAGDVDSAAVTLKTASGKLCQISNSRRATYGYDQRIEAHGSLGLLRAGNMTQTTVESAGRSGFTTDPALPFFLERYDAAYRAELDAFIAAVLDGKPAAPTGEDGLKALLLADAATESARTGQPVRVAA is encoded by the coding sequence CATGCGCGCAACATCGCCCTGCACCCGCGGGCGCGCCTCTCCGGGGTCTCGGACCCCGACACCGCCGCGGCGGAGGCCCTGGCCGCCGCCTGCGGCAGCCGGGCGATCCCGCTGGAGGCGGCGTTCCAGGCCCGGGCGGTGCTGATCGGCTCGCCCACCCCCACCCATGCCGACTACATCGAGCGCGCGGCGGCGGCCGGCCAGGCGGTGTTCTGCGAGAAGCCGGTGGACCTCTCGGCCCGGCGGGTGCGCGACTGCCTTGCGGCGGTCGAGCGGGCGGGCGTGCCGCTGATGGTGGGCTTCAACCGGCGGTTCGACCCCAGCTTCGCCGCCCTGCAACGGCGCCTGGCGGCGGGCGAGATCGGCGCGCTGGAGATGCTGACCATCATCAGCCGCGATCCTTCGCCGCCCCCCGCCAGCTATGTCGCGCAATCCGGCGGGCTGTTCCGCGACATGATGATCCACGACCTGGACATGGCGCGCTTCCTCCTGGGCGAGGAGCCGGTGGAGATCTACGCGGCCGCGGCCGCCCTGGTGGACCCGGCGATCGGCGCGGCGGGCGACGTGGATTCCGCCGCCGTGACGCTGAAGACGGCCAGCGGGAAGCTCTGCCAGATCAGCAACTCCCGCCGCGCCACCTATGGCTACGACCAGCGCATCGAGGCGCATGGGTCGCTCGGCCTGCTGCGGGCGGGGAACATGACGCAGACCACGGTGGAATCCGCCGGGAGGTCGGGCTTCACCACCGACCCGGCGCTGCCCTTCTTCCTGGAACGCTACGACGCCGCCTACCGCGCCGAGCTGGACGCCTTCATTGCCGCGGTGCTGGACGGCAAGCCGGCGGCGCCGACCGGCGAGGACGGGCTGAAGGCCCTGCTGCTGGCGGATGCGGCGACGGAATCCGCGCGGACCGGCCAGCCGGTGCGGGTGGCGGCGTAG
- a CDS encoding GNAT family N-acetyltransferase, which yields MSDPVRDIATLLRLEQAALTAVPAPRVAWDGPFVIRGFHGGTGRANAACSLDPSPDPGLAARVERIESDYARWGLSARFRSTPLDPPGLEALLRERGYAEAEGACVMAGPLAGLSLAGRPPVVERLDGPAPDWLAVLATADYQTEARRAEKAEALPMMARPAVWLLRREEGIPAAAAQMVADGPLCGVFDVATDPAHRRRGLSRQVLAEGAAWAAGHGASIAWLQVAPSNTTARALYAALGLTEIYRYRYFVRR from the coding sequence ATGTCCGACCCCGTCCGCGATATCGCCACCCTGCTGCGGCTGGAGCAGGCCGCCCTCACCGCCGTCCCGGCGCCGCGCGTCGCCTGGGACGGTCCGTTCGTCATCCGCGGCTTCCACGGCGGGACGGGGCGCGCCAATGCCGCCTGCTCGCTCGACCCCTCGCCCGACCCCGGGCTGGCCGCCCGGGTGGAGCGCATCGAGTCGGACTACGCCCGCTGGGGCCTGTCGGCGCGCTTCCGCAGCACCCCGCTGGACCCGCCGGGGCTGGAGGCCCTGCTGCGGGAACGCGGCTATGCCGAGGCGGAGGGGGCCTGCGTCATGGCCGGTCCCCTGGCGGGGCTGAGCCTGGCCGGGCGGCCGCCGGTGGTGGAACGGCTGGACGGTCCGGCACCGGACTGGCTGGCCGTGCTCGCCACGGCGGACTACCAGACGGAGGCCCGCCGGGCCGAGAAGGCGGAAGCGCTGCCGATGATGGCCCGCCCTGCCGTCTGGCTGCTGCGGCGGGAGGAAGGGATCCCCGCCGCCGCGGCCCAGATGGTGGCGGACGGCCCCCTCTGCGGCGTCTTCGACGTGGCGACCGACCCGGCACACCGGCGCCGTGGCCTGTCACGGCAGGTCCTGGCGGAGGGTGCCGCCTGGGCCGCCGGCCATGGCGCCTCGATCGCCTGGCTGCAGGTCGCCCCTTCCAACACGACGGCGCGGGCGCTGTACGCGGCCCTCGGCCTCACCGAGATCTACCGCTACCGCTACTTCGTCCGCCGCTGA
- a CDS encoding Bug family tripartite tricarboxylate transporter substrate binding protein, which yields MLDDPFSRRAALRLGLGTTLGLALAGQARAQRGVARVVVPYPPGGTTDVTARLLVNRMAETLNQTLVIENRSGANGAVGAQEVARSAPDGQTLLYSNEVHLVLKFVQRGVPFDAIADFTPVTRTVSIPYVLVGGAEHVKQAEIRSLVDAVRREPNRFAFAGSTLGSVGQLGAAALGQKLGADLTIVAYRGSGPAVNDLIAGSVALMFAPLGAVLPLIQGGQLRAFAVTAPGRVAILPEVPTMAEAGHPEMLFEGWTAIWGPKGLPAAKVEEIRKSADAALRDPAIVQRLTELGCAPIHESSADFAKLQIAEQDRNGAIIRAAGIRPE from the coding sequence ATGCTGGACGATCCATTCTCGCGCCGCGCCGCGCTGCGGCTGGGGCTCGGCACGACATTGGGGCTGGCGCTGGCGGGGCAGGCGCGGGCACAGCGCGGCGTCGCGCGCGTGGTCGTGCCCTATCCGCCCGGCGGCACCACCGACGTCACCGCGCGTCTGCTGGTCAACCGCATGGCGGAGACGCTGAACCAGACGCTGGTGATCGAGAACCGCTCCGGCGCCAACGGTGCCGTGGGGGCGCAGGAGGTGGCGCGTTCCGCGCCGGACGGGCAGACGCTGCTCTACTCGAACGAGGTCCACCTCGTGCTGAAGTTCGTGCAGCGCGGCGTGCCCTTCGACGCCATCGCCGACTTCACCCCGGTCACGCGCACGGTCAGCATCCCCTACGTGCTGGTGGGCGGGGCGGAGCACGTGAAGCAGGCGGAGATCCGCAGCCTGGTCGACGCGGTGAGGCGCGAGCCCAACCGCTTCGCCTTCGCCGGCTCCACCCTGGGCTCCGTCGGCCAGCTCGGCGCCGCGGCGCTGGGGCAGAAGCTGGGGGCGGATCTGACGATCGTGGCCTATCGCGGCTCCGGCCCCGCGGTGAACGACCTGATCGCCGGCTCGGTCGCGCTGATGTTCGCCCCGCTCGGTGCCGTGCTGCCGCTGATCCAGGGCGGGCAACTCCGCGCCTTCGCCGTCACCGCGCCAGGGCGCGTCGCCATCCTGCCGGAGGTGCCGACGATGGCGGAGGCCGGCCATCCGGAGATGCTGTTCGAGGGCTGGACGGCGATCTGGGGCCCGAAGGGCCTGCCGGCGGCCAAGGTGGAGGAGATCCGCAAATCCGCCGACGCCGCCCTGCGCGACCCCGCGATCGTGCAGCGCCTGACCGAGCTCGGCTGCGCCCCGATCCACGAGAGCAGCGCCGACTTCGCGAAGCTGCAGATCGCGGAGCAGGATCGCAACGGCGCGATCATCCGCGCCGCCGGCATCCGGCCGGAATAG
- a CDS encoding ABC transporter substrate-binding protein gives MTKLRLSLAIGDYDRIRPLVDGTVQIDGVDPVFSILDPEEIFFRAFKYADFDICELSLSSFTVKTAAGNCPYVGIPVFPSRAFRHTSVYIRTDRGIERPEDLKGRRIGLPEYQLTANVWVRALLEEYGVRPADVTWVRGGYEHPGREEKIALNLPPEVRLENLPPGATLSSALAEGTLDAVIGPRAPSCFDRGHPQVGRLWADPVQAASEWYGRTRIFPIMHLLGIRKDVAEQHRYLPGALYKAFEEAKSAALAKLSNTAATKVTLPFVEEQLQRARALMGPDFWSYGLEPNRHVLDAFLEAHHAQGLSPRRLTPEELFHPASLEVFRL, from the coding sequence GTGACCAAGCTTCGCCTGTCCCTCGCCATCGGCGACTACGACCGCATCCGCCCCCTGGTGGACGGCACGGTGCAGATCGACGGGGTGGACCCGGTCTTCAGCATCCTGGACCCGGAGGAGATCTTCTTCCGCGCCTTCAAATACGCGGATTTCGACATCTGCGAGCTCTCGCTCTCCTCCTTCACGGTGAAGACCGCGGCCGGGAACTGCCCCTATGTCGGTATCCCCGTCTTCCCCTCCCGCGCCTTCCGGCACACCTCCGTCTACATCCGCACCGACCGCGGCATCGAGCGGCCGGAGGACCTGAAGGGGCGGCGCATCGGGCTGCCGGAGTACCAGCTCACCGCCAATGTCTGGGTGCGCGCCCTGCTGGAGGAGTACGGCGTCCGCCCCGCCGACGTCACCTGGGTGCGCGGCGGCTACGAGCATCCGGGGCGCGAGGAGAAGATCGCGCTGAACCTGCCGCCGGAGGTGCGGCTGGAGAATCTGCCGCCCGGCGCCACCCTGTCCTCCGCCCTGGCGGAGGGGACGCTGGACGCGGTGATCGGGCCGCGCGCCCCGTCCTGCTTCGATCGCGGCCATCCGCAGGTGGGGCGGCTCTGGGCCGATCCGGTGCAGGCGGCGTCGGAGTGGTACGGCCGGACCCGCATCTTCCCGATCATGCACCTGCTGGGCATCCGCAAGGATGTGGCGGAGCAGCACCGCTACCTGCCCGGGGCGCTGTACAAGGCCTTCGAGGAGGCCAAGTCGGCGGCGCTGGCGAAGCTTTCCAACACCGCCGCCACCAAGGTGACCCTGCCCTTCGTGGAGGAGCAGCTGCAGCGCGCCCGCGCCCTGATGGGCCCGGACTTCTGGTCCTATGGCCTGGAGCCGAACCGCCACGTGCTCGACGCCTTCCTCGAGGCGCACCACGCCCAGGGCCTCTCCCCCCGCCGCCTGACGCCGGAGGAGCTGTTCCACCCGGCGTCGCTGGAGGTCTTCCGGCTGTAG
- a CDS encoding PDR/VanB family oxidoreductase: protein MDTGEPALLPLRVLRSEPAADGIRLFELRHPQGAELPAFTPGAHLSVRVPSGAMRNYSICNDAAERDRYVIAVKREEGGRGGSVSLIDGVKEGDTLEVSEPRNLFALDLRAPEYIFVAGGIGITPILSMIRTIRSRGDKPFRLYYLTRNAAGTAFLGDLSDPGLADHVLIHHDEGDIANAYDLWPVFEEPGKAHIYCCGPRPLMDAVKDMTGHWPENTVHFEDFGSDLVRPRADDAPFDIRLGRGGETLNVPVGTTILEVLRAHGRKAPSSCESGTCGTCRTRYLDGEVDHRDMVLTPAERKSALMICVSRAKSGTLVLDL from the coding sequence ATGGATACCGGAGAGCCGGCGCTGCTGCCGCTGCGAGTCCTGCGTTCGGAACCGGCCGCCGATGGCATCCGCCTCTTCGAGCTGCGCCACCCGCAGGGCGCGGAGCTGCCGGCCTTCACCCCCGGCGCGCACCTGTCCGTCCGCGTGCCCAGCGGCGCCATGCGCAACTACTCGATCTGCAACGACGCCGCCGAGCGCGACCGCTACGTCATCGCGGTGAAGCGCGAGGAGGGCGGGCGCGGCGGCTCGGTCAGCCTGATCGACGGGGTGAAGGAGGGCGACACGCTGGAGGTGTCGGAGCCGCGCAACCTGTTCGCCCTCGACCTGCGCGCCCCCGAATACATCTTCGTCGCCGGCGGCATCGGCATCACCCCGATCCTGTCGATGATCCGCACGATCCGCAGCCGGGGCGACAAGCCCTTCCGCCTCTACTACCTGACCCGCAACGCCGCCGGCACCGCCTTCCTGGGCGACCTGTCCGACCCCGGCCTCGCCGACCACGTGCTGATCCATCACGATGAGGGCGACATCGCCAACGCCTACGACCTCTGGCCGGTCTTCGAGGAGCCGGGCAAGGCGCACATCTACTGCTGCGGCCCCCGGCCGCTGATGGATGCGGTGAAGGACATGACCGGCCACTGGCCGGAGAACACGGTCCACTTCGAGGATTTCGGCTCCGACCTGGTCCGCCCGCGCGCCGACGACGCGCCCTTCGACATCCGCCTGGGCCGCGGGGGGGAGACGCTGAACGTCCCCGTCGGCACCACGATCCTGGAGGTGCTGCGCGCCCATGGCCGCAAGGCGCCCTCCTCCTGCGAGAGCGGCACCTGCGGCACCTGCCGCACCCGCTACCTCGATGGCGAGGTGGACCATCGCGACATGGTGCTGACGCCGGCGGAGCGGAAGTCGGCGCTGATGATCTGCGTCTCCCGGGCGAAGTCCGGCACCCTCGTGCTCGACCTGTGA
- a CDS encoding Gfo/Idh/MocA family oxidoreductase: MRQDAVQLGVVGLGRAFMLMLPTLVQHPRLRLVAACDPRPEARACFARDFAGARTHEDVAALCADPAVQAVYVASPHQFHLDHVRAAAAAGKHVLVEKPLALSLEEAQAMIAAARAGGVHLLVGHSHSFDAPYRLAREMIRSGAYGAPRMITALNATDYLYRPRRPEELDTAQGGGAIFSQAPHQVEVVRLLAGRPARSIRAAASVWDPARGTEGAYNALLDFGEGLSATLTYDGHAHFDTDEFQGWFGEMGLPRDPGRYGEARAALAHIRSREEEAALKNRRAYGTNLDAGEARSAAPPPAYNHFGLVLVSCERAALRPTPQGVMVHGDTERRFEALPPPAVARQEVAEELYDAVARGIPPLHSGEWGLATLEICLALLESARTGREVALRHQGAG; this comes from the coding sequence ATGCGGCAGGACGCCGTCCAGCTCGGCGTGGTCGGCCTCGGCCGCGCCTTCATGCTGATGCTGCCGACCCTGGTGCAGCATCCGCGCCTCCGCCTCGTCGCCGCCTGCGACCCGCGGCCGGAAGCGCGCGCCTGCTTCGCGCGCGACTTCGCGGGCGCCCGCACCCACGAGGATGTCGCCGCCCTCTGCGCCGATCCGGCGGTGCAGGCGGTCTATGTCGCCTCCCCGCACCAGTTCCACCTGGATCACGTCCGTGCGGCCGCCGCGGCCGGCAAGCACGTGCTGGTGGAGAAGCCGCTCGCGCTGAGCCTGGAGGAGGCGCAGGCGATGATCGCGGCGGCGCGGGCGGGCGGCGTGCATCTGCTGGTCGGGCATAGCCATTCCTTCGATGCGCCCTATCGCCTGGCGCGGGAGATGATCCGCTCCGGCGCCTACGGCGCGCCGCGCATGATCACCGCGCTGAACGCCACGGACTACCTCTACCGCCCGCGCCGGCCGGAGGAGCTGGACACGGCGCAGGGGGGCGGCGCGATCTTCTCCCAGGCGCCGCATCAGGTGGAGGTGGTGCGCCTGCTGGCCGGGCGGCCCGCGCGGTCCATCCGCGCCGCGGCCTCGGTCTGGGACCCGGCCCGCGGGACGGAGGGCGCGTACAACGCCTTGCTCGACTTCGGCGAGGGGCTGTCGGCGACGCTGACCTACGACGGCCATGCGCATTTCGACACGGACGAGTTCCAGGGCTGGTTCGGCGAGATGGGCCTGCCGCGCGACCCCGGCCGCTACGGCGAGGCGCGGGCCGCGCTCGCCCATATCCGCTCGCGCGAGGAGGAGGCGGCGCTGAAGAACCGGCGCGCCTACGGCACGAACCTCGATGCCGGCGAGGCGCGGAGCGCGGCGCCCCCGCCCGCCTACAACCATTTCGGCCTGGTCCTGGTCTCCTGCGAGCGGGCCGCGCTGCGGCCGACGCCGCAGGGCGTGATGGTCCATGGCGACACGGAGCGCCGCTTCGAGGCCCTGCCGCCCCCCGCCGTCGCGCGGCAGGAGGTGGCGGAGGAGCTGTACGACGCGGTCGCGCGGGGCATCCCGCCGCTGCATTCCGGCGAGTGGGGCCTGGCCACGCTGGAGATCTGCCTGGCGCTGCTGGAATCCGCCCGCACGGGGCGGGAGGTCGCGCTGCGCCATCAGGGGGCTGGGTGA
- a CDS encoding MarR family winged helix-turn-helix transcriptional regulator: MDMPPSAAGLTEPLPFDQSLGFLVRDLNRAIQRHLQARLQAHGVAPGGWYFLRVLWEEDGLTQSELARRVGMMEPTAVIALRGLEEGGWIHRVRSETDRRKVHIHLTPSGRALRAELMPEAHGVNRRATQNLTADEVRMLLSLLRRARSNFED; this comes from the coding sequence ATGGACATGCCGCCTTCCGCCGCCGGGCTGACGGAACCGCTGCCCTTCGACCAGAGCCTGGGCTTCCTCGTGCGCGACCTGAACCGCGCCATCCAGCGCCACCTGCAAGCCCGGCTGCAGGCGCATGGCGTGGCGCCGGGCGGGTGGTACTTCCTGCGCGTGCTGTGGGAGGAGGACGGGCTGACCCAGAGCGAGCTGGCCAGGCGCGTCGGCATGATGGAGCCCACCGCCGTCATCGCCCTGCGCGGGTTGGAGGAGGGCGGCTGGATCCATCGCGTCCGCTCCGAGACGGACAGGCGCAAGGTCCATATCCACCTCACCCCCTCCGGCCGGGCGTTGCGGGCCGAGCTGATGCCGGAGGCCCACGGGGTGAACCGGCGTGCGACGCAGAACCTCACGGCGGATGAGGTGCGGATGCTGCTGTCCCTCCTGCGCCGCGCCCGCAGCAACTTCGAGGACTGA
- a CDS encoding RidA family protein, translating into MTPEEKLAALGLVLPQAAMPSANYVPFRLAGNLLFLSGQGPRRPDGGYETGRVGREVTTEQAYRHARTVGLGLLATAKLAVGELSRISAVVKLLGMVNAEPDFGEHPQVINGCSDLLVEVLGEAGRHARSAVGMGSLPNRMTVEIEAILLVQ; encoded by the coding sequence ATGACCCCGGAAGAGAAGCTTGCCGCCCTGGGCCTGGTGCTGCCGCAGGCGGCCATGCCCTCCGCCAACTACGTGCCCTTCCGCCTGGCGGGGAACCTGCTCTTCCTCTCCGGCCAGGGACCCCGCAGGCCGGATGGCGGCTATGAGACCGGCCGCGTCGGCCGGGAGGTGACGACGGAGCAGGCCTACCGGCATGCCCGCACGGTCGGGCTTGGCCTGCTGGCCACGGCCAAGCTGGCGGTGGGGGAGCTCAGCCGCATCTCCGCCGTGGTGAAGCTGCTGGGCATGGTCAACGCGGAGCCCGATTTCGGCGAGCACCCGCAGGTCATCAACGGCTGCTCCGACCTGCTGGTGGAGGTTCTGGGCGAGGCCGGGCGCCACGCCCGGTCCGCGGTCGGCATGGGCTCGCTGCCCAACCGCATGACGGTGGAGATCGAGGCGATCCTGCTGGTGCAGTAG
- a CDS encoding Rieske 2Fe-2S domain-containing protein — translation MLTAEENELLCRIEGDAPMGQLMRRHWVPALLTEQLAEPDGKPVRVTLFGERLVAFRDSEGRIGLLGEFCPHRKASLAFGRNENCGLRCLYHGWKFDVDGNVTDMPSEPKESGFAERVKHKSYPTREAGGFVWAYMGPPELMPEFEAPAWAPTPDTRVAVVRIQLPCNWAQIMEGQIDSAHSSSLHSSDMKPARGEAQALETHWVRPSTDKNPRIQVQVTNYGMRYAAIRRPIMNAATHDYVRITCFVAPFAALIPPNASYNVASVIVPRDDTSSYFHFIAWNNTGGGIDTEAWRKFCVAQVGVDLDSDFRPVKRLAENDYLQDREAMRSGSFTGIPGIPNQDIAMWESMGPIADRTAERLGASDIAVIQFRRIMLDALARFQEGAEPIGLAAPHLAQAALRSYQGVVPKTENWRLLGTSKEEAAYLSGMEMEEDEREMAQAVA, via the coding sequence ATGCTCACCGCCGAAGAGAACGAACTGCTCTGCCGCATCGAGGGCGATGCCCCGATGGGCCAGCTCATGCGCCGCCACTGGGTGCCCGCCCTGCTGACCGAGCAACTGGCGGAGCCGGACGGCAAGCCGGTCCGCGTCACCCTGTTCGGCGAAAGGCTCGTCGCCTTCCGCGACAGCGAGGGCCGCATCGGGCTGCTGGGCGAGTTCTGCCCGCACCGGAAGGCGTCGCTGGCCTTCGGCCGCAACGAGAATTGCGGCCTGCGCTGCCTCTACCACGGCTGGAAGTTCGACGTGGACGGCAACGTCACCGACATGCCCTCCGAGCCGAAGGAGAGCGGCTTCGCCGAGCGCGTGAAGCACAAATCCTACCCGACCCGCGAGGCAGGCGGCTTCGTCTGGGCCTATATGGGCCCGCCCGAGCTGATGCCGGAGTTCGAGGCGCCGGCCTGGGCGCCGACGCCGGACACCAGGGTCGCGGTGGTGCGCATCCAGCTTCCCTGCAACTGGGCGCAGATCATGGAGGGGCAGATCGACAGCGCCCACTCCTCCTCGCTCCACTCCTCCGACATGAAGCCGGCGCGCGGCGAGGCGCAGGCGCTGGAGACGCACTGGGTGCGCCCCTCCACCGACAAGAACCCGCGCATCCAGGTGCAGGTGACGAATTACGGCATGCGCTACGCCGCGATCCGCCGCCCGATCATGAATGCCGCGACGCACGACTACGTGCGAATCACCTGCTTCGTCGCGCCCTTCGCCGCGCTGATCCCGCCCAACGCCTCCTACAACGTGGCGAGCGTGATCGTGCCGCGCGACGACACCAGCAGCTACTTCCACTTCATCGCCTGGAACAACACGGGCGGCGGCATCGACACCGAGGCCTGGCGGAAGTTCTGCGTCGCCCAGGTGGGCGTCGACCTGGATTCCGACTTCCGCCCGGTCAAGCGGCTGGCGGAGAACGACTACCTGCAGGACCGCGAGGCGATGCGGAGCGGCTCCTTCACCGGCATCCCGGGCATCCCGAACCAGGATATCGCCATGTGGGAGTCGATGGGCCCGATCGCCGACCGCACCGCCGAGCGGCTGGGCGCGAGCGACATCGCGGTGATCCAGTTCCGCCGCATCATGCTCGATGCCCTGGCGCGCTTCCAGGAGGGGGCGGAGCCGATCGGCCTCGCCGCGCCGCACCTGGCCCAGGCCGCCCTGCGCTCCTATCAGGGCGTGGTGCCGAAGACGGAGAACTGGCGCCTGCTCGGCACCTCCAAGGAGGAGGCCGCGTACCTCTCCGGCATGGAGATGGAGGAGGACGAGCGGGAGATGGCGCAGGCCGTCGCATGA
- a CDS encoding M20 aminoacylase family protein: MSAIDHIRRYQEELVALRHDLHQHPELGMEEHRTAEIVATLLESWGITVHRGVGKTGVVGVLTSGNGHRAIGLRADMDALPLTELTDLPFKSTVPGKMHACGHDGHTTMLLGAARYLAETRNFDGTVTFIFQPGEEGCGGALAMLEDGLFDRFPCDAIFGMHNRPGMPVGRYGIGAGSFAAGGAFFDITVSGKGAHGARPEMSVDPVLAACHIATALQSIVARNVNPREAAVVSVTKVTGGDAYNVIPQTASLAGTARFFAREVSEQIEAGIRRVAEGVAAGLGATATVDYRLIFAPTVNDAALTTAYADAAAELVGEAAVERDTAPGMGSEDFSFMMEKVPGAYIHLGNGDGFSPHHPGYAFNDDAIPFGAALYARLVEREAPKGKG, translated from the coding sequence ATGTCCGCCATCGACCACATCCGCCGTTACCAGGAGGAGCTGGTCGCGCTCCGCCACGACCTGCACCAGCATCCGGAGCTGGGGATGGAGGAGCACCGCACCGCGGAGATCGTCGCGACGCTGCTGGAGAGCTGGGGCATCACCGTGCATCGCGGCGTCGGCAAGACCGGCGTGGTCGGCGTGCTGACCAGTGGCAACGGCCACCGCGCCATCGGCCTGCGCGCCGACATGGACGCGCTGCCGCTGACGGAGCTGACGGACCTGCCCTTCAAGTCCACCGTGCCCGGCAAGATGCACGCCTGCGGCCATGACGGGCACACGACGATGCTGCTCGGCGCGGCGCGGTATCTCGCGGAGACGCGGAACTTCGACGGCACGGTGACCTTCATCTTCCAGCCGGGCGAGGAGGGCTGTGGCGGCGCGCTGGCGATGCTGGAGGACGGGCTGTTCGACCGCTTCCCCTGCGACGCCATCTTCGGCATGCACAACCGCCCCGGCATGCCCGTGGGCCGGTACGGGATCGGCGCCGGCTCCTTCGCCGCCGGCGGCGCCTTCTTCGACATCACCGTGTCCGGCAAGGGCGCGCACGGCGCGCGGCCGGAGATGAGCGTCGATCCGGTGCTGGCCGCCTGCCACATCGCCACCGCGCTGCAATCCATCGTCGCGCGCAACGTCAACCCGCGCGAGGCGGCGGTGGTGAGCGTGACCAAGGTGACGGGCGGCGACGCCTACAACGTCATCCCCCAGACCGCCTCGCTGGCCGGCACGGCGCGCTTCTTCGCCCGCGAGGTCAGCGAGCAGATCGAGGCCGGCATCCGCCGCGTGGCGGAGGGCGTGGCCGCCGGGCTCGGCGCGACCGCCACGGTGGACTATCGCCTGATCTTCGCCCCCACCGTGAACGACGCCGCCCTGACCACCGCCTATGCCGACGCCGCCGCCGAGCTGGTGGGCGAGGCCGCCGTGGAGCGCGACACCGCGCCCGGCATGGGGTCGGAGGACTTCTCCTTCATGATGGAGAAGGTGCCCGGCGCCTACATCCACCTGGGCAACGGCGACGGCTTCTCGCCGCACCACCCGGGCTATGCCTTCAACGACGACGCCATCCCATTCGGCGCCGCGCTCTATGCCCGCCTCGTCGAGCGGGAGGCGCCGAAGGGCAAGGGCTGA
- a CDS encoding OmpA family protein translates to MSLRKALLAATMLSLPLAAQAQPVTGLYIGAGAGANWLQSDSSGYAVNTPLAAVLGNATGLQNRTVKTTYDLGFGGVVALGYGFGNGVRVEVEGTYRQNDIDNVRAFGVPTYGVGGTARTYGAMANVLYDFVMPSFIPQFTPVVPYIGAGLGYLWHDYDDVTARFGSGTAGASRLKIDDREGQFGYQGIVGLAFPIQGVPGLALTAEYRYQGSLSSDLDANVTNVASGDVVSRSKVSVDNNNHSAFIGLRYAFNAPRPAPVPVAPAPAPAEAARTYLVFFDWDRADLTDRARQIIAEAAQNARRVSSTRIEVAGHADRSGSPQYNQRLSQRRAEAVAAELARNGISRSEMVIQAFGESRPLVPTADGVREPQNRRVEIVLR, encoded by the coding sequence ATGAGCCTTCGGAAGGCGCTACTGGCTGCGACGATGCTGTCGCTGCCGCTCGCCGCCCAGGCGCAGCCTGTCACTGGCCTGTACATCGGTGCCGGTGCCGGCGCGAACTGGCTGCAGAGCGACAGCAGCGGCTACGCCGTGAACACCCCGCTCGCCGCCGTCCTCGGCAACGCGACTGGCCTGCAGAACCGCACCGTCAAGACGACCTACGACCTCGGCTTCGGCGGCGTCGTCGCGCTGGGTTATGGCTTTGGCAACGGCGTGCGCGTCGAGGTCGAGGGCACCTATCGCCAGAACGACATCGACAACGTCCGGGCCTTCGGCGTCCCGACCTACGGCGTGGGCGGCACCGCCCGCACCTACGGCGCGATGGCCAACGTCCTGTACGACTTCGTGATGCCGTCCTTCATCCCGCAGTTCACCCCGGTCGTGCCGTACATCGGCGCCGGCCTGGGCTACCTGTGGCATGACTACGACGACGTGACCGCGCGCTTCGGCTCGGGCACCGCCGGCGCCTCGCGCCTGAAGATCGACGACCGTGAGGGCCAGTTCGGCTACCAGGGCATCGTCGGTCTGGCCTTCCCGATCCAGGGCGTGCCGGGCCTGGCCCTGACCGCCGAGTACCGCTACCAGGGTTCGCTGTCGTCCGACCTCGACGCCAACGTGACCAACGTCGCGAGCGGCGACGTCGTGTCCCGCAGCAAGGTCTCGGTCGACAACAACAACCACTCGGCGTTCATCGGCCTGCGCTACGCGTTCAACGCGCCGCGTCCGGCTCCGGTGCCCGTGGCCCCGGCCCCGGCGCCGGCCGAGGCGGCCCGGACCTACCTGGTGTTCTTCGACTGGGATCGCGCCGACCTGACGGACCGCGCCCGGCAGATCATCGCCGAGGCGGCGCAGAACGCCCGCCGGGTGTCCAGCACGCGCATCGAGGTGGCCGGCCACGCCGACCGCTCCGGTTCGCCGCAGTACAACCAGCGCCTGTCGCAGCGCCGCGCCGAGGCGGTGGCGGCCGAGCTGGCCCGCAACGGCATCTCCCGCTCCGAGATGGTCATCCAGGCGTTCGGCGAGAGCCGCCCGCTGGTGCCGACCGCCGACGGCGTGCGCGAGCCGCAGAACCGCCGCGTGGAGATCGTCCTGCGCTGA